In Sphingomonas sp. R1, a single genomic region encodes these proteins:
- a CDS encoding protein-glutamate methylesterase/protein-glutamine glutaminase, whose product MTGKIRVLIVDDSASVRQTMASILSEDPAIEVIGTAADPFSAARRIQEQVPDVITLDVEMPRMDGITFLRKLMAQCPVPVVMCSSLTENGSDTLLQAMEAGAVDVILKPRFGVADHLAEHHLQIRDVVKAAARARLRGRPAARSFHSEPPPKKLTADVMLPPPDNKPMSRTTEMVVCLGASTGGTEALREVLEALPANSPGIVIVQHMPEHFTRAFAQRLDGLCQVDVREAVDGDAVLRGQVLIAPGGKHTMLERQGARYQVSVRDGPLVSRHRPSVDVLFRSAARAAGSNAVGILMTGMGDDGARGLLEMRQAGARTFAQDEATSVVFGMPKEAIARGAAERVIPLGNIASELLAATVR is encoded by the coding sequence ATGACCGGCAAGATACGCGTATTGATCGTCGACGACTCCGCCAGTGTTCGCCAGACCATGGCATCGATCCTGAGCGAGGATCCGGCAATCGAGGTGATCGGCACCGCCGCCGACCCGTTCAGCGCGGCGCGCCGCATCCAGGAACAGGTGCCCGACGTCATCACGCTGGACGTGGAAATGCCGCGGATGGACGGCATCACCTTCCTGCGCAAGCTGATGGCGCAGTGCCCGGTCCCGGTGGTGATGTGCTCGTCGCTGACCGAGAACGGCTCCGACACGCTGCTCCAGGCGATGGAAGCCGGCGCAGTCGACGTCATTCTGAAGCCGCGCTTCGGCGTCGCGGATCACCTCGCCGAGCATCATCTGCAGATCCGCGACGTCGTGAAGGCGGCAGCCCGCGCCCGGCTGCGCGGCCGACCCGCCGCACGGAGCTTCCACAGCGAACCGCCCCCCAAGAAGCTGACCGCCGACGTGATGCTGCCCCCGCCCGACAACAAGCCGATGAGCCGCACCACCGAGATGGTGGTGTGCCTTGGCGCGTCGACCGGCGGCACCGAGGCGCTGCGCGAGGTACTGGAGGCCTTGCCCGCGAACAGCCCCGGCATTGTCATCGTCCAGCACATGCCCGAGCATTTCACCCGCGCCTTCGCCCAGCGGCTGGACGGCCTGTGTCAGGTCGATGTCCGCGAGGCGGTGGACGGGGACGCAGTGCTGCGCGGCCAGGTGCTGATCGCGCCGGGCGGGAAGCATACGATGCTGGAGCGCCAGGGCGCCCGCTACCAGGTCTCGGTGCGCGACGGCCCGCTGGTCTCGCGTCACCGCCCCTCGGTAGACGTGCTGTTCCGATCGGCCGCGCGGGCCGCCGGATCGAATGCCGTCGGCATCCTGATGACCGGCATGGGGGACGATGGCGCCCGCGGCCTGCTGGAGATGCGCCAGGCCGGCGCGCGCACCTTCGCGCAGGACGAAGCGACCTCGGTGGTGTTCGGCATGCCGAAGGAGGCGATCGCGCGCGGTGCGGCCGAACGCGTGATCCCGCTCGGCAACATCGCCAGCGAATTGCTGGCAGCGACGGTGCGGTGA
- a CDS encoding chemotaxis protein CheA, translating to MSGGDPIAAFRVEAGDLLDQVEQGLLDLTHRLDDRDLIDAVFRGLHTLKGSGAMFGFDALASFTHHCETAFDRVRKGLAPATQGLVAVILSAKDHMRALVDGDGAGLEAAGAAILAELQREVDAAAGAPAAAPAAPARKGWRLRFYLPPESMANGTNPLMLLDELRSLGDCTIAARTDRLPPLADLNPVECHIGWDVELFGDVSRDDIDDVFLFVMDDMELVIEELGGEAEAPAEVADAPVAATAATPEAAGPAKAAPKAGESVRVPAERLDELMDRVGELVIVHSRLSQLANGQGGDMVLRSISEEIERLVSELRDTMMVLRMVPVATLFGRFRRLIHDLARETGKAIELETEGEATEVDKTVIERLADPMVHLIRNACDHGLEPEDERIAAGKPATGHVRLSAHQAGGEVLITIQDDGRGINRERVRAKAESQGLIQPGQQLSDSDLLQMIFHPGFSTAAAVTNLSGRGVGMDVVKRTIESLRGAIDITSTPGEGSKVVLRIPLTLAIIDGLLVRVGEGRYVIPLAAVEECLELSLEEDLRSRGRSFITLRDRLVPFLRLREMFETGTRPDPHQKIVVIATGAERVGLVVDQIIGSHQTVIKSMSPLHQDVAAFAGATILGDGGVALILDVVQLVLAGQQQEERLRAAG from the coding sequence GTGAGCGGCGGCGATCCGATCGCCGCCTTCCGGGTCGAGGCCGGCGACCTGCTCGACCAGGTCGAGCAGGGCCTGCTCGACCTGACCCACCGGCTCGACGATCGCGACCTGATCGATGCGGTGTTCCGCGGCCTGCACACGCTCAAGGGCTCGGGCGCGATGTTCGGCTTCGACGCGCTGGCCAGCTTCACCCATCACTGCGAGACCGCGTTCGACCGCGTCCGCAAGGGTCTGGCCCCCGCCACCCAGGGCCTGGTCGCGGTGATCCTCTCGGCCAAGGACCATATGCGCGCGCTGGTCGACGGCGACGGCGCGGGGCTCGAGGCGGCCGGTGCCGCGATCCTCGCCGAGCTGCAGCGCGAGGTCGATGCCGCCGCCGGCGCGCCCGCGGCCGCGCCCGCCGCCCCTGCGCGCAAGGGCTGGCGGCTGCGCTTCTACCTGCCGCCCGAGAGCATGGCCAACGGCACCAATCCCTTGATGCTGCTCGACGAGCTGCGGAGCTTGGGCGACTGCACCATCGCCGCGCGCACCGACCGGCTGCCGCCGCTCGCCGACCTGAACCCGGTCGAATGCCATATCGGCTGGGACGTCGAACTGTTCGGCGACGTGTCGCGCGACGATATCGACGACGTGTTCCTGTTCGTGATGGACGACATGGAGCTGGTGATCGAGGAACTCGGCGGCGAAGCGGAAGCGCCCGCCGAGGTCGCGGACGCGCCGGTTGCAGCGACGGCCGCCACGCCCGAGGCCGCCGGCCCGGCCAAGGCCGCGCCCAAGGCGGGCGAGAGCGTCCGCGTGCCCGCCGAACGGCTCGACGAGCTGATGGACCGGGTGGGCGAGCTGGTCATCGTCCACAGCCGGTTGTCGCAGCTCGCCAACGGCCAGGGCGGCGACATGGTGCTGCGCTCGATCTCCGAGGAAATCGAGCGGCTGGTCAGCGAGCTGCGCGACACGATGATGGTGCTGCGCATGGTGCCGGTCGCCACGCTGTTCGGCCGCTTCCGTCGCCTGATCCACGATCTCGCCCGCGAGACCGGCAAGGCGATCGAGCTGGAGACCGAAGGCGAGGCGACCGAAGTCGACAAGACCGTGATCGAGCGGCTCGCCGACCCGATGGTCCATCTGATCCGCAATGCCTGCGACCATGGCCTCGAGCCCGAGGACGAGCGCATCGCCGCGGGCAAGCCCGCCACCGGCCATGTCCGCCTGTCCGCCCACCAGGCCGGCGGCGAGGTGCTGATCACCATCCAGGACGACGGCCGCGGCATCAACCGCGAGCGCGTCCGCGCCAAGGCGGAATCGCAAGGCCTGATCCAGCCGGGCCAGCAGCTGAGCGACAGCGACCTGCTCCAGATGATCTTCCACCCCGGCTTCTCGACCGCGGCGGCGGTGACCAACCTGTCGGGCCGCGGCGTCGGCATGGACGTGGTCAAGCGCACCATCGAGAGCCTGCGCGGCGCGATCGACATCACCTCCACGCCCGGCGAGGGCTCCAAGGTGGTGCTGCGCATCCCGCTCACCCTCGCGATCATCGACGGGCTGCTCGTGCGCGTCGGCGAGGGCCGCTACGTCATCCCGCTCGCCGCCGTCGAGGAATGCCTCGAGCTGAGCCTCGAGGAGGATCTGCGCTCGCGCGGCCGCAGCTTCATCACCCTGCGCGACCGGCTGGTGCCGTTCCTGCGCCTGCGCGAGATGTTCGAGACCGGCACAAGGCCCGATCCGCACCAGAAGATCGTCGTCATCGCCACCGGCGCCGAGCGCGTCGGGCTGGTCGTCGACCAGATCATCGGCAGCCACCAGACCGTGATCAAGTCGATGTCGCCCCTGCACCAGGACGTCGCCGCCTTTGCCGGCGCGACCATCCTCGGCGACGGCGGCGTCGCGCTGATCCTCGACGTCGTCCAGCTCGTGCTGGCCGGCCAGCAGCAGGAGGAGCGGCTGCGTGCCGCCGGTTGA
- a CDS encoding GNAT family N-acetyltransferase: MTAPLPPFPSALNLRAAQPRDEHFLLELYGTVRAPDLALLPWTAAQKRAFVADQYRLQQDHYRHHCPTADFWVIEHEAHGAIGRLSLDRTGPEWRLIEIALLPHARGAGTGGRLVAWVQQASVAAAASAVTLHVELRNRAAWQWYVRMGFRDAPSRFPTHRFLRWPTAPEPRNT, encoded by the coding sequence ATGACCGCGCCGCTCCCCCCCTTCCCGTCAGCGCTGAATCTGCGCGCAGCGCAGCCGCGGGACGAGCACTTTCTCCTGGAACTCTACGGCACGGTCCGCGCGCCCGATCTCGCGCTGCTCCCATGGACCGCCGCGCAGAAACGGGCGTTTGTCGCCGATCAGTATCGGCTCCAGCAGGATCACTACCGTCACCACTGCCCGACCGCCGATTTCTGGGTGATCGAGCACGAGGCGCACGGCGCCATCGGCCGCCTGTCTCTGGATCGCACCGGCCCAGAATGGCGCCTGATCGAGATCGCGCTGCTGCCGCATGCGCGAGGTGCCGGCACCGGCGGTCGGCTTGTCGCATGGGTGCAACAGGCATCGGTCGCCGCCGCTGCGTCCGCCGTCACGCTGCATGTCGAGCTCCGCAATCGCGCGGCATGGCAATGGTACGTACGGATGGGCTTTCGCGACGCACCCTCGCGCTTCCCCACCCATCGCTTCCTTCGCTGGCCCACCGCTCCCGAACCGCGCAACACCTAG
- a CDS encoding DUF6916 family protein — MQLVRLVTPEDFEPWVGRMVRLNTAPRPVEILLARLQRLPPIVGADFREPFELIFETPWQVVLADDNYECDCGHGGPYFIHLSQILPRKQTRRYQALFA, encoded by the coding sequence ATGCAACTGGTTCGATTGGTCACTCCGGAAGATTTCGAGCCCTGGGTGGGGCGGATGGTCCGACTGAACACCGCACCGCGCCCGGTGGAAATCCTGCTCGCGCGGCTGCAACGACTTCCGCCGATTGTCGGGGCTGATTTTCGCGAGCCGTTCGAACTGATCTTCGAAACGCCGTGGCAGGTGGTGCTGGCCGACGACAATTATGAATGCGACTGTGGGCATGGTGGCCCTTACTTCATTCATCTGTCGCAGATACTGCCCAGAAAACAGACGCGGCGATACCAGGCGCTTTTCGCCTGA
- a CDS encoding CheR family methyltransferase: protein MSVARLPRADTLSPRNFTRLAQYVYDTVGIKLPDAKKTMVEGRLRRRLQTLGIDTLDAYCEYLFTGDRLVAESPLLINAVTTNKTDFFREPGHFDFIIETAIPALLAQGTRSLRVWSAACSTGAEPYTLAMVLDDYARQHGMLDFGILATDVDTDVLATARAGIYPADMLQPVPPAMRRAYVRMPNDRHRRDVRIVPALRSAIGFARLNLMEESYPVGEPMHLIFCRNVLIYFDKPTQRQVVLRLLECLAPGGYLFLGHSESIHGMDVPLTPVGSTVFQRRQA from the coding sequence TTGTCTGTCGCCCGGCTGCCGCGCGCCGATACGCTGAGCCCGCGCAACTTCACGCGGCTGGCCCAGTATGTCTACGACACCGTCGGCATCAAGCTCCCCGATGCCAAGAAGACCATGGTGGAGGGCCGGTTGCGCCGCCGGCTGCAGACGCTGGGGATCGACACGCTCGATGCCTATTGCGAGTATCTGTTCACCGGCGATCGGCTTGTCGCCGAAAGCCCGCTGCTGATCAACGCGGTCACCACCAACAAGACCGATTTCTTTCGCGAGCCGGGCCATTTCGATTTCATCATCGAGACCGCCATCCCCGCCCTGCTTGCCCAGGGAACGCGCAGCCTTCGCGTCTGGAGTGCGGCATGCTCGACAGGGGCGGAGCCCTACACGCTGGCGATGGTGCTGGACGACTATGCCCGGCAGCACGGCATGCTCGACTTCGGCATCCTTGCCACCGATGTGGATACGGACGTGCTGGCCACTGCCCGCGCCGGGATCTACCCGGCGGACATGCTGCAACCGGTGCCGCCCGCGATGCGCCGCGCCTATGTGCGCATGCCCAATGATCGCCATCGCCGCGACGTGCGCATCGTGCCTGCCCTGCGCAGCGCGATCGGCTTCGCGCGCCTAAACCTGATGGAAGAAAGCTATCCCGTCGGCGAGCCGATGCACCTGATATTTTGCCGCAACGTGCTGATTTATTTCGACAAGCCCACGCAGCGCCAGGTGGTGCTGCGCCTGCTCGAATGCCTCGCGCCGGGGGGGTATCTGTTCCTTGGTCACTCCGAAAGCATCCACGGCATGGATGTGCCGCTCACCCCGGTGGGGAGCACCGTCTTCCAGCGGAGGCAAGCATGA
- a CDS encoding chemotaxis protein CheW gives MSGGAEPQIVTFGLGAEVFAVPVSLVREILDYRETFRIPNGPAYLLGLTDMRGQGVTTIDLRLRLGLAAIEPTPATRILVVDVPVDGRVLMLGLVVDRVLEVCSVATDQLERAPDIGVRWSSDYIGGVFRRDDGFVVLVEMGRIFSSEDAHMLDGAAQAAA, from the coding sequence ATGAGCGGCGGGGCCGAACCGCAGATCGTCACGTTCGGCCTGGGCGCGGAGGTGTTCGCGGTGCCCGTCTCGCTCGTACGCGAGATCCTGGATTACCGCGAAACCTTCCGCATCCCAAACGGCCCTGCCTATCTGCTGGGCCTGACCGACATGCGCGGCCAGGGCGTGACGACGATCGATCTTCGCCTCCGGCTGGGCCTGGCAGCGATCGAACCGACGCCGGCCACGCGGATCCTGGTGGTGGACGTGCCGGTGGACGGCCGGGTGCTGATGCTGGGCCTCGTGGTCGACCGCGTGCTTGAGGTGTGCAGCGTCGCCACCGACCAGCTGGAACGTGCCCCCGATATCGGCGTACGCTGGTCCTCCGACTATATCGGAGGCGTGTTCCGGCGGGACGACGGCTTTGTCGTTCTTGTCGAAATGGGCCGCATCTTCTCGTCCGAGGATGCGCATATGCTCGACGGCGCGGCGCAGGCGGCTGCATGA
- a CDS encoding response regulator: MTASILTVDDSPSLRMAIKIALTGAGYAVTEAGDGVEGLAKAKGAKFDLIITDLNMPNMDGLTMIRELRKDPAQCGTPILFLTTESDDAMKQQAKAAGATGWLVKPFVPEQLLKVSRKVLGR; encoded by the coding sequence ATGACCGCCTCGATCCTCACCGTCGACGATTCGCCCAGCCTGCGCATGGCGATCAAGATCGCGCTGACCGGTGCCGGCTATGCCGTGACCGAGGCCGGCGACGGCGTCGAAGGGCTCGCCAAGGCCAAGGGCGCGAAGTTCGACCTGATCATCACCGACCTCAACATGCCCAACATGGACGGGCTGACGATGATCCGCGAGCTGCGCAAGGACCCCGCCCAGTGCGGCACGCCGATCCTGTTCCTCACCACCGAGAGCGATGACGCGATGAAGCAGCAGGCCAAGGCCGCCGGCGCCACCGGCTGGCTGGTCAAGCCCTTCGTCCCCGAGCAGCTGCTCAAGGTGTCGCGCAAGGTGCTCGGCCGGTGA
- a CDS encoding methyl-accepting chemotaxis protein, which translates to MSINIFDCASSTTVIDEISRLEGALERGDTSERADLSLAKGRTRDVLTAINSLLDKATQPVTALNDRIAEMQDAHDKGDIDAILPVDAFHGQVATIAKRVNDLVASHIHVKKQAMACIRAFGEGDFDAPMEQLPGKKAFINETIERLRSNFKGILAEMRQMYSEHEKGDIDIFLSVDKFPGDFAIMAQGVNEMVGSHIAVKKKAMACIKAFGEGNFDATLEQFPGKKAFINDTIETLRTNLREITEEVQRLIAASTAGYLSERGNEKRFVGDFASLISGINGMLDAILIPIAEGNRLLGLVSSGDLRERFDMPCEGDHRRMRDAINLLVENLRITAELANKIADGNLTITHKPSCESDMLGTSLVRMIDRLRVIIADTRTSAEQVASGSQELSASSEQLSQGATEQAAATEEVSASMEQMAANIRQNTDNAVQTEKMARQSALAAESSGEAVERAVGAMRTIAEKIGIVQEIARQTDLLALNAAVEAARAGEHGRGFAVVASEVRKLAERSQGAATEISSVSSETVKAAVEAGEMLRKLVPDIRRTAELVSEISAACREQDIGAVQINKAIQQLDQVTQQNAGASEEISSTSEELAGQADELQASIAYFQLPNSPRETAKPARGRGAEVSRGRTVAKAPRPATRGTTVAEQQARAHGFALDLNNGGPDSDDADFGVQAA; encoded by the coding sequence ATGAGCATCAATATCTTCGACTGTGCATCGAGCACTACCGTGATCGACGAGATTTCCCGTCTGGAAGGCGCCCTGGAGCGCGGCGATACTTCGGAGCGCGCGGATCTATCGCTTGCCAAGGGGCGTACGCGCGACGTCCTGACGGCGATCAACAGCCTGCTCGACAAAGCGACACAGCCGGTGACCGCGCTGAACGACCGTATCGCCGAGATGCAGGACGCCCACGACAAGGGCGATATCGACGCTATTCTTCCCGTCGACGCATTTCATGGCCAGGTCGCCACCATCGCCAAACGCGTCAACGACCTGGTGGCCAGCCACATCCACGTGAAGAAGCAGGCAATGGCGTGCATCCGCGCCTTTGGCGAGGGCGACTTCGACGCTCCGATGGAACAGCTTCCCGGCAAGAAGGCCTTCATCAACGAGACCATCGAGCGGCTGCGGTCCAACTTCAAGGGCATTCTGGCAGAGATGCGTCAGATGTACTCGGAGCACGAGAAGGGAGATATCGACATCTTCCTTTCGGTCGACAAGTTCCCCGGCGATTTCGCGATCATGGCGCAGGGCGTGAACGAGATGGTCGGCAGCCACATCGCCGTGAAGAAAAAGGCGATGGCCTGCATCAAGGCATTCGGCGAAGGCAATTTCGATGCAACGCTCGAACAATTTCCCGGCAAGAAGGCCTTCATCAACGACACGATCGAAACGCTGCGCACCAATCTGCGCGAAATCACCGAGGAGGTGCAGCGTCTGATCGCCGCCTCGACCGCCGGATATCTCAGCGAACGCGGCAATGAGAAGCGCTTCGTCGGCGATTTCGCCTCGCTCATTTCCGGCATCAACGGCATGCTGGATGCGATCCTCATCCCGATCGCGGAAGGCAACCGTCTGCTCGGCCTCGTCAGTTCGGGCGACCTGCGGGAGCGGTTCGACATGCCGTGCGAAGGCGATCATCGTCGCATGCGCGATGCGATCAACCTGCTGGTCGAAAACCTCCGCATCACTGCCGAACTGGCCAACAAGATCGCCGATGGCAACCTCACGATAACGCACAAGCCGTCGTGCGAAAGCGACATGCTGGGAACGTCGCTGGTGCGCATGATCGATCGCCTGCGGGTCATCATCGCCGATACCCGCACGTCCGCGGAGCAGGTCGCCTCCGGCAGCCAGGAACTGTCGGCCAGCTCCGAGCAGCTTTCGCAAGGCGCGACTGAGCAGGCCGCGGCCACCGAAGAGGTCTCCGCGTCGATGGAGCAGATGGCGGCGAACATCCGCCAGAACACCGACAATGCCGTGCAGACCGAGAAGATGGCGCGCCAGTCGGCACTGGCCGCGGAAAGCAGCGGCGAAGCGGTGGAGCGCGCGGTGGGCGCCATGCGCACGATCGCCGAGAAGATCGGCATCGTCCAGGAAATCGCTCGCCAGACCGATCTCCTCGCGCTGAACGCGGCGGTGGAAGCCGCGCGCGCCGGCGAACATGGCCGTGGCTTCGCGGTCGTGGCATCGGAAGTGCGCAAGCTCGCAGAGCGCAGCCAGGGCGCAGCGACCGAGATCAGCTCGGTCTCCTCCGAAACCGTCAAGGCCGCCGTCGAGGCCGGCGAGATGCTGCGCAAGCTGGTGCCCGACATTCGCCGCACTGCGGAGCTGGTAAGCGAAATCAGTGCCGCCTGCCGCGAGCAGGACATCGGCGCCGTCCAGATCAACAAGGCGATCCAGCAGCTTGATCAGGTCACGCAGCAAAATGCCGGCGCCTCCGAAGAGATTTCGTCCACGTCCGAGGAGCTGGCAGGCCAGGCCGACGAGCTGCAGGCCAGCATCGCCTATTTCCAGTTGCCCAACAGCCCGCGTGAAACGGCCAAGCCGGCGCGGGGACGCGGCGCGGAAGTTTCGCGCGGGCGGACCGTTGCGAAGGCGCCAAGGCCTGCAACGCGGGGCACGACCGTCGCCGAGCAACAGGCCCGGGCGCACGGCTTCGCGCTCGATCTGAACAATGGCGGGCCCGATTCCGACGACGCCGATTTCGGAGTGCAGGCGGCATGA
- a CDS encoding chemotaxis protein CheW yields MQDTHTQSAVPAAVPWDAAGHLEVLTFDLGEETFAVEAVLVREILDLLPETRVPGAAPLVRSVVNFRGKIIPIADLRQAFAMEPAEATLDSRIVVIEIALAGEPLQIGIRTDKVHEVATLDQAASEEPPVVGMRWRRRFVRTLVRRTTGVVVLPDLHAIFADLIGDDTVAAAA; encoded by the coding sequence ATGCAGGACACCCACACCCAAAGCGCCGTCCCCGCCGCCGTCCCCTGGGACGCCGCCGGCCATCTCGAGGTCCTCACCTTCGATCTCGGCGAGGAGACCTTCGCGGTCGAGGCCGTGCTGGTCCGCGAGATCCTCGACCTGCTGCCCGAGACCCGCGTGCCGGGCGCCGCACCGCTGGTGCGCAGCGTCGTCAACTTCCGCGGCAAGATCATCCCGATCGCCGATCTGCGCCAGGCCTTCGCCATGGAGCCCGCCGAGGCGACGCTCGACAGCCGCATCGTCGTCATCGAGATCGCGCTCGCCGGCGAGCCGCTCCAGATCGGCATCCGCACCGACAAGGTCCACGAGGTCGCCACCCTCGACCAGGCCGCCAGCGAGGAGCCCCCCGTCGTCGGCATGCGCTGGCGCCGACGCTTCGTGCGCACCCTCGTCCGCCGCACCACCGGCGTCGTCGTCCTCCCCGACCTCCACGCCATCTTCGCCGACCTCATCGGCGACGACACCGTCGCAGCCGCGGCATGA
- a CDS encoding phage tail protein produces MDPFIGQIMQVGFHYAPVNWLLCNGTVMQVTQNQALFALLGNAFGGNGSTQFALPDARGRVLIGSGNGPGLTPRQDGQSGGVEQYSLTLAQLPQHNHSASFAPSSGASFTGALTAISGLDFNHQVSAPESGAYLGTPSDADTTPTLYVPAANTSLPGAQQVPLAGVSGTVGGIQGTVTVNNAGASQPISVLQPFVAVTTIIAAVGVWPERP; encoded by the coding sequence ATGGATCCGTTCATTGGCCAGATCATGCAGGTGGGGTTTCACTATGCGCCGGTAAATTGGCTGCTCTGCAATGGCACCGTGATGCAGGTTACGCAGAACCAGGCATTGTTCGCGCTGTTGGGGAATGCCTTTGGCGGCAATGGCTCGACCCAGTTTGCACTACCCGATGCACGTGGCCGGGTTCTGATCGGGTCTGGCAACGGCCCCGGCCTCACTCCCCGACAGGATGGACAGTCCGGTGGCGTCGAGCAATATAGCCTCACTCTGGCCCAGTTGCCCCAGCACAACCATAGCGCCAGCTTTGCGCCCAGCAGTGGCGCCAGCTTCACGGGAGCGCTGACTGCGATCAGCGGGCTGGACTTCAATCATCAGGTCTCGGCGCCGGAGTCAGGCGCCTATCTCGGCACGCCATCGGATGCCGATACCACCCCGACGCTCTATGTGCCGGCCGCCAACACCAGTCTGCCGGGCGCGCAGCAGGTCCCGCTGGCAGGCGTGTCTGGCACGGTCGGGGGCATACAGGGTACCGTCACCGTCAACAATGCAGGCGCAAGCCAGCCGATATCGGTACTACAGCCCTTTGTCGCGGTGACGACGATCATCGCCGCCGTGGGGGTCTGGCCCGAGAGGCCGTAA
- a CDS encoding STAS domain-containing protein, producing MNSRPFHTALLATLETDEAIEIDLGAVEDADLSLLQLLQALRTAAEAAGRVVRLRSPAPAPVAALLERAGFLAAPSPQDLDFWFHGEAVQ from the coding sequence ATGAATAGCCGTCCCTTCCACACCGCGCTGCTGGCGACATTGGAGACGGACGAAGCGATCGAGATCGATCTTGGCGCAGTGGAAGACGCCGATCTCAGCCTACTCCAGCTGCTTCAGGCGCTGCGCACGGCGGCGGAGGCGGCGGGTCGTGTGGTGCGGCTGCGTTCGCCGGCGCCCGCGCCGGTGGCGGCGCTGCTCGAGCGCGCCGGGTTCCTGGCCGCTCCCAGCCCCCAAGATCTCGATTTCTGGTTTCACGGAGAAGCTGTTCAATGA